The Hippopotamus amphibius kiboko isolate mHipAmp2 chromosome 3, mHipAmp2.hap2, whole genome shotgun sequence genomic interval GCCTAGGGAGGGCCAGGCGCAGGGGCGGGCAccttgatggtggtggtgctgcGCTCCTCGTACTTGCACTCGCACAGCAGGCAGTAGGCCTCCACGTCGTGGCCGGGCACGGGCATGGGCTCCACCACGTGCAGGCAATTGCTGCAACAGACAGAGGGCTGTGGGGGCGGCCGGGGGCTCCCCAGGCAGGGAGGGTCTCTGAAGGGCTGGGCGGACGGAACCCCTTTCCCAACCCACAGCCCCACGGGGCCCTTGCCCTCGGCTCCTCCGTGGCTCACCGGGTGAGCGTCCCACCGGCAcggactcccccccacccccccggtcCCGCGGGTCCAGGGTCTGTCCCCGCTGCGGTCAGCACCTCCACCAGCCTCTCCTCTGACCAAGGCAGGCCGGGACCCATCTCCGCCCCTGCCTTTCTCTCACCCAAGAATCCACCAAACGCCGGCGTCTTTGCCTCCTCCGACGTTTCTGGACCCTActtcccattctcccctcccccacggtGTCTCAGCCGGGGCCCTGCCGCCCGGAGCCCGAGCCTCCCCTGGGGGCTGCTGGTCTGCGAGCTGCAGGGCTGGTGCCAGCCGACCCTCCAGGCCCTTCTGACTCTGACCGGGGCTGTCCCAGGGCCCCTCAGACTCAGGCTGGGCTTCTGGCAGAGGCACCCATGTTGTGGGATGGCGTGTCCTCCACAAGCCTCTGCTCCCCCTAAAAGTCCCGTATGTGGCGTGTGAGTTACCTAAACCTCTGATGACCGCAGTTCTGGGCACGTGGCTCCCTGCTCTAACTCAGCACACGCCCGGGGAGGGGGACGGACAGGGCCAGGTCCACACCCGGCACTGGGTCATCACTCCTGGGGCCTCCCGGGGGCCTCTACAGCCTCCTGGGGCCCAGATTCCTCCCTGGGTCGGAAGGTCGCTCTGGCCCGTCAGTGTGACGTGTGGGTTCCCCACAGGGATGTGTTCCCTCCCCAGAGAATCAGTGAAACTGTGACACGTCCTTTTCTAGGGAACAGTGATAGTGCCTTAGGAGAGCAGGTTGCGCAGGGGCAACCTGGTTTAAGTCTCTGCCTTCTGCAGGTGATGTGtgtaacctctctgggcctcgctGTCCTCATGGACAAAACCGAGGCTGACACTTGACCAGTGTCCTTCCAACTGTGCTCCCTGCAGCACCCCAGGATCCTCTTTgcgggagggtgggaaggaggggctgCGGACACACCCTGCTCCGCTGGGGCAGCCCTGCTTTTGTTTCACACCTTGTGTTTCCAAAACAGGTTTGTTTGAAGGAAGGTTCTATTTTTAGAAGTAGGAAAGACAATGCACTAGCCAGCTTCTCAGGTTTTTGCTGCTCTGGGGTTGTCTCTGCAGTGTACCTCCTCAGGAGCCCCACCATCAGGGTGAAGGTGTCAGGGCTTCCACCCCTTCACAGGCATAAGAACACCCAGCTCAAGATGGCAGACCACTGGCAACACAGGAACACGGCCATGTGGCTCAGACACCCTGGCTTCACCGCCCTCAACCAGAGGAAGGCACAGGTGTCCTCCCTGCAGTGGAGGGACCATGTGGAAGGGGCCTGAGGACACACCTGGTCTCCTCTGGCCCTAGCACCAAGGTTCAGGATCATAGGGCCAGGCCCCAGCCCTCCCTTAAGGGGCTCCAGGCAGCCTGCAATGCTTCCCCTTCCTGATGGGCCACAGCCAGTGTTGCTGGTTCCCAGAACCCTGGAGTCTTACGTCACAGCCTTGCTTTCCACCCACCAGCCTCAGTTGGAACTGCTCCTCAGGCAGCCCCCTACTGCTGACTTCTCTGGGGAAACAGATAAACCACAGCCTGAGAGGTCCAGGTGGGACTCCGTCCCTCCGCAGGCATCAACACCTGGGTTTCCGGGCCTTACTCTAACCCCAGGGCATAGACAGTGCTGGTAAAATGTGCTGGGGCCTGAGGGATGTGGCATTATTACCTGGTGTCAGGCTGAGACTGGCTATCCCTTTATTCCTGAGGCTACTGGAACTATAACCACAAGATACATGGAGGGCCCAGGGGCTCCCCCAGGACCCCAGGTCCTAGGGCTCTGTGACTCCATCAGGACGGGCAAAGGCAGAAGGAAACCTGGGCTTCCCTTGTGGGATGTGGGGGAGCCCGAGTGCTCGGCACCGAGGTGTGAGCCGGGCGGCGGTTACGTTCGTGGCCTCTAGTCAGGCATGACATCCATCCCTAATACCATCAGCCAACATTCATAGGGCCTCGCCATATACCGGGAATTGTTCTAAGTGCTCTACGTACTTGTACATGCACTGCACAagtgtgtgcacgcacgcgcacacacacacacttatttaaTGCTCAAAATACTGCCAcggctttacagatgaggaaacggaatCCACTGGGGATTAAGTGACTTGTTTCACAATGAACAAGGAGCAGAGCTGGACTGGAAGGCAGGCAGGGTGGAGTCGAGTCTGCATCTGACCAGACGGGTTCTCAGAAAGTCACACACTCAGACGACCTCAGAGCTGGAAAGGCTCAAACTCCCCCGGTGCCACTCTGGACCAACTGCATCCCAACCACTTATTCAAGAAAGAGTTACTGCCGTACCCCTCCCCCATCATCGCTGAATCAAAATCTTGGGGGGAGGGATTTAACGCACAATATGATGACCTCAGTTAACACCAGTGTATCATATACACCTGAAAGTTGCGAAGAGAGCCCATCTGAAATACCCTGCGGCAGGCGCGGCCGCACGGCAGTCCTGTGCGGTGCTGGAGGTGTTACCCAACCTCATCCCCCGATATACGCGTGTCCCACGGGCACGCTGTCCACCATACCCCTTCACAGCGTTTTATGTCTGATTCATCTCAGTAAAGCTgagaaaacaaccacaaaaagaactgaaaaactcCAGGGGAGGGGACGCTGGGACTCCGTATATTCTCAAAGCCCACCTGGTGATCCTGGCACACGGCCAGGTAGAGGCGACACTGAGCTGGGTTCCCCCATGTGGCGTGAGCCTCCCGCAGGGACCTGATGCAGGAGTCACCCCCCTGCGCGCAGAGCCTCCAGGCTGAGGCGCCCAGCTCCTGAACAGCATGGACGAGAAAGCCCTCCTCAACTCTCACTTCAATCTGCCTCCCTGGAGCTCTCCTCCCTGGCCCCGGTGCTGCATCCAAACCACACAGCGCCCCTCAGAGCACACCGGCCCCCCTCCTGACCTTTCAGCTGCGTGTGTCCCTAAGTCCTCTCCCCCTCAGACTATAGTTCCTTAAACCATCCCATATAGGACAAACGTTGACACTTCCCTTCAATACGCTGATCTCCTATCTCTGAATGGATATTTGATTATTTCCCTCTCTTTTGAACTGAGGTAGCCAGAAATGAATTCAAGACTCCAGGAGAACAATGTAAattctctttgggcctcagtctcTGCAGTTCTAAAATGGGAACACAAGCCATCCCACTGCCTTACAAGGTGGTTACGACACTGGCACCAAATGACgcatgttgggcttccctggtggtgcagtggttgagaatccgccttccaatgcaagggatgagggtttgatccctcgctgaggaattaagatcccacatgcatgccatggggcaactaagcctgcttgggtgcatgcagcaacaaagagcctgtgcgctgcaatgagagatcctgcatgctgaaactaagacctgacacagccaaaaaaataaaaaataaaaaaaggcgcATGTGAGAGAGCTTTGCAAAAGTACACAAGTAGGTGAAAGTTCCCACAGTATGTGGCCCTAATACCTACCTCTCCCAACTTCTGTTACCACTTTGCAGTCatgaacaaacaacaaaattacaaaatCCACTCCTCTGACCAGGAACCCCTCAGCTGGAATTAAAGATGTCTGGACCCTATTTCTAATTGGTTGTGTGACCAGGGACAAAATATTCCTTCGTAAGTCTCCACAGAAATGGGAGAGCAAGCTTATCCTCTGGGGGTCCATGAACCCCAGTCAACACCCACGGCCTCAAGGGCCAGCCTGGGCAATGCCTTACCAGTCCTTCTGTGACACATTCTGGTTGTAAATGTGTCCACTGATGTTTCTATATGGGGGACAGATGCATTTGCACCGGATATCTTCAGAACTCTGCAAGAGAAAGCACAGATCAGGTGGGCAGGGCTCCCGGGTTCAAGTTCTAACAAGACTCTCAACGTGCAGTTTCCTGTTCCATAAGGTGACCATATGAACGCTCTTGACCTTCCCCCATGCCCAAGTTCAGCAGGAATAACTCCCGCAGAAAGGTTGCTACGTCACAGGGTCCTCAACAAACCGTCTGGGGGTGCAGATGGTCTTCATGTGAGGCTGCCCAGGGCTGCCACTCCCAGGTACGGGGCTTGAAGGAGGGGCAAACAAGGTGGCAGTCCTCTGCTCTGGGCCTCACACCTGTGTGTGTACCTGGGTCCAGCAGTCTCGGTGGCTGGCCTCTTCCCCCTACCACACCTCCAACTTCCTACGGTAGGCTCAGGGAAGGAAAAGGCTGGGGCTGAACCAGAAAAAGTGGACGTTTCCACGGAAACACTCCAGCAACCCCCCTGGAAGCTCTCCCTCTTTGGAATGGGTCAGAGATAACAGCACAACATTTTCACTCCAACTAGGAATTCCCGGGAGGAGGTGGAAGCAAACGCTGAGACTGGGTCTGATTCAAAGGCTCGGTGATCTTCATAAGCTCGAATTCCAGAGGCCTACCCAAACCCAGCTCCAGGCCCTTAGCCCTAAAGAATGGAAGTTATTTCGAGCACCAGTTCGGAGATGGGTCCCCTCCACCCGGAAACCTGCATCTGTGTAGACTTCACACTCCTCAGGCTACTCAAAGCCCAAAGCAGAGCAGTAGGTCGTGCCACCCCCTCAAAGCAGCCAGCAGCAAAGGAAGGAGGTACGGAGAACGCAGACACCTTCCCCGGACACAGGACCCCGGCTGGCATCCCACCTCGGGCGCGCCAGGCCCAGACACGCGCCCCGCAGACTGCCCCTCTCCCGGCGGCCTGCCCGCGGCCTAGGGCCGAGAGCACGGCCCGCAGGGGGCTGCGCGCCGGGCGGGAGCAGGAAGCCCCCGGGATGCCCGGGCGCAGGCAGCGTGGTCGCGCACGGGGGCCGCACCTTGTTGGCTTGGGCCGGGGGCACCAGCAGGCCGCCGACCACCGCCACCAGACACAGGAGCTTCATGCTTCTCGGACCTGGGGGCCGGCGAGACCGCCCACCTGGAAAAGGAACGCGGAGGCGGGAAGGGGCGGGCGGCCCCGGAGGCGCAGGAGGGCGGCGGGGGCTGGGCCCGGGCTCCGGGCCTTCCCGGCCGGGGCCGCGAGGGCGCCCGCCTCTCCCCCGCCCGCCTGGCGCGCCCGGCCGCGGGGCCTCCCGGGCGGGGCCCTGGGCCTCGGGCCCCCGGACGCGGCCGGGCGGCGACCACCGTCTCGcgctcccccgccctcccccgtCGCCGCCCGCAGCTCCCGCCGCTCGGGCCTGGGGGAACCGGGGCGCCGAGTCGGGGAGGCCGCGCACCCGGACCCCGGACCCCGGGGTCCCCCGCGACccccgcacccctcccccaacgCACAGCGGCTCACCTGCCCACCCCGCCGCCGCGGCACGAGACCCGGCTGGCCCCGCCCCTCGCGCCTCAATTGGCTGCCGGGGCGGCCGCTCGGCGCTACCTGGCTGTCGCCAAGGCAACAAGGCCCGCCTCTGCCTGGGCGCCGAGGCTCCGCGCAAGGGAGAGGGAGGCATTTCTCAACCCGACGAAACACGAAAAGGGAGCGTCAGCCAAGCGAGCGAGGAGCGAGGAGCGAGGAGCGGGGAGCGTCCGGCCTCCGTGCGGCCGCCCAGCTCGCCCCTCCCGGTAGTCACAGCCCGGGGTTTCGGGGGGAGCCCGAGCTGTCCAGCCTTGCCGTCTCACAGAGGCAGCGCTCGATAAACACGCTGGTAACAGCCGTGACGGTAAATATAGACCCCAGGGCTCAGGCCCCGTTCACAACCTGGAAGTGTTACTTGAGCCACCTCCTTGCTGCAGAGGgcgggcccctcccctccccctccctccccctccctccccctcccctcccctcccctccccctcccctcccctcccctccccctcccctccccctcccctcgcccctcccttcccccctcccctttcagTCGATGTTTTGGGGTTCCGGAGGAGGTGGGGGCCACTCGACGGGCCCGCACTGGGGACCGGCTGGGTCCAGGCGGCCTGAGGCGCTGACGacacccccccagccccgcccccgcgcctcCCGCAGGCTTGGTGGACTGTGTTGGCACTTCCTGGGGGGGTTGTTGGGTTCGGTTCTGTGGGTCCCTCCTACTGATGTGTCCTTGCCTGTACCCCCACCACCTGCAGAGTCCCTGTTTGAACTGGGTAGAATTAAAGTCCGCCCAGcgggagggagggtgggcagaaCGCACCACGCGGGGCTCGTGGGCTTCGGCTGGGCCCACCAGGGCACCAATCCTGgtgcctcccttcctcctggtGAGAATTTGGGTGGTTGGCTTATCCTTGAGGGAGCCTCGGTTTCCACATCCATAAAACGGGGATGATATGATGTACTTTCAGGATGTAACGCGTCTATGTGTGCAAAGCGCCTGGAACAGTGGGGGCTCTATCCGTGGACAGCTTAGCTCATTCTGGGGGTCAGCGTGGCCGCTTTGGGGAGCaggctggggcagagagaggattCCTGTCACGTGGGGGCAGAAGGGACAGTTCCGGCACTGGAAgaacaccctccctgccccccatacACCTCCTGTGTGGAGGTGGAGACCTTCTTGGGGACAGCACCACACGGCTGAGTCTCAGTCACCTCCAGTGCGTGGTCCTCGGATACCCGACGCTACAGCTCCCCGGTGCTAGTCTCACCACCTTCCATACCAAATGGAAGCGAGGCCTCCCAGCTGCCTCTGTGCACCTTCGTCCAGCACGCGTCAGGAATGCAGGGCCGTGGGTGTCAAATGGTCTCTGACGCTGCGCTCTCCTCTCTCCTCGTCAAGGCTATGCCAGCGACCCCAAGGGACAGCCTTCATCCCCCTGCCAGCATCCTGCACTCTGCCCTCCCACTTCCATCCTGTCTTCCATCCAGTCCTGTTTTCAGCATCTCGCTCACTGCTCCGTAATCCCTGCAAGCACCCTGTCCTATCACCTCCAGACCCCTCCTGTGCCTGGCGTCCGAGCCCCGATCCCCCGTCTCAGCTCTGGTTACCCCCCACCCGCTGTCTCCCACGTTTGGCTTTGCTCACGCCAGTCCTCAGGCAGGATGTCATCGCCCCCTCAGCCTGCATCTCTTTCAGACCTCTGCCCCAAGTGCATCTCTTCCAGAAACTTTTCCCAGGCAGCCGCACCCGACCCGGGGCACCTCGTTCCCACACGTCCTCCGTGGGCCCTGTGTGAAGAGCCAGGCCACTGAGACGTGTCTGAATGTCTTCATTCCATCCAGTTCCACAGGCGTGGGCCGCGTACTGTCCAGAtgctgcaggggacacagcagtCAAGACACGTGTGAACCCTGCTTTCAAGACATGTCTTGTAGAGGAGGCACAGGGCCAGAATGTAATTTAATGTGGGGATGTATCGTAGAAGAGTTTCCACAATCAAATGTTTTTGGAGCACTTTGAGCCTGGCACGGTGCTAGTTGCCAGGACATTTCAGTGGACAGGACACACCCTTTCCCTGCTGTTGTGGAATTGGACGTTTATTGCAGGAAAGTGACAAATCAACAAGCAGTTACAATCTGGGGTGCTAGGAGCCGTGGAGGGGAAGACCTTCAGAGGCCCGTAGGAAGCCCAGACCCAGGGCCAGGTCAGGTAGAGAGGATGCTTTGAGGGTCGTGGGGGCTACTGGAGCTGGGCCAGGGTGGACAGAATAATGCCCCCCCCAATGTTCACATCCTGATTCTGGATCCTGAGAATGTCACCTTACGTGGCAAGAAGGACTGTGCAGATATGATTTGGTGAAAGCCCTCGGCATGGCGAGGGGACCCTGGATCATCCAGGCGGGCCCAGGCCAATCAGGGGAGACTTCAAAGAGGAGGAGCTTTTctggctgtggtcagagaaggatGTGAGGACTGCAGCAGGGTCAGAGACATtgaaggtggaggaggggccatgagccaagtcTGCGggggcctctagaagctggaaaagggcaGGAAGCAGActctcctctggaggctccaggaggaaccagccctgctgactccTTGACCTGAGTGTGGTGACACCTGGGtcggacttctgacctacagaaatggGACGTCATACGTGTGTGTGGTATTAAGGCACTAAATTCATAGTAATTAACAAATTTAGAAAACGAATCCAATCAGGAAGGGCAGGCAGGATTCAGCGCCGAACCCAGGAGCACGGTGGTGGGGGCACGGCTTAGGGGGTTTGGGGGAGCAGAGATGGGCTGGGAGAAGGCACGCAGGGAGGAGCGAGGGGCTCTGTTTTGGCTCAAGCCCAGGGCATGTGATGGGCAGAGAGGGCAGAGAGATGAGCCGGGACCAGACCTTCGTGCCAGCAGAGCCTTGGGGGGCCGGGGCGTGAGCGGGGCCGTGGCTCGGCTTCCGGGATGGGGTCTGGGGCGGGGTGGAGACCAGGCAGCCTCGGGAGCAGGCGCTGTCCAGCAGAGGAGGCTCATCCTGCCGCTTCCTCGTGCGACTCCTGGCCTCCTCCAGCCCTGCGTTTGCAGCCCTAGGCTTCAGCCCAAAACCCAGGCCCTGGTTTCCCTCTCCTGTACCTGCGTTTACCCCCGCAGCCCTGTGTCGGCTTGGCCTTAGAGGCATGGGAGCCAGAGCTGTGGGTCTAGCTTCCTCCCCGCTCCCTGTACCCACTCTGGGCACTCCGGGACAGAGACTGGGCTGCAGGCACCACCCCCAGACCGTGCCCACCCTCCCGCATCCACGGCACGGCCCTGCCCTCCCTCTAGACCCCAGCAAAGCCTGTCTGTCCCGTGTCTCGTGGCCTCAAGCTCCCGCGAGATGACCGGGTTCCTGATTGTTCCATCAGCAGCCACGACGCACGCCCCGAGGGCCATCTGACCAGAGCAGAGAACAAAGCTCAGGGTAGAATTCAGACACCGTGCTCGCTCTGGAGCCCAGAGGAGCCCTGACCGCCCCCACAGACGGCAGGTGGGTGTCCCCCAAGGCCCTGAGAGGGGGTGAGGGTCCCTGACTCCCCAGCGTCAGGGCAAGGGGGGCCCTGGGCGGAGGGCAGAGGGGGCCCTGCTGACGGGCCCACGCCCCCAGCTGGGCACTGGCCTGGCCCCGGCGCTGCAGCTCACGTCCTCACAGACGGGCGGCTCTCCCAACGCCAGCTGACGCAGGCAACGCTTGgtcaaaaataattatatttacttGAGTGAAGCTTTGAATCAAAGTGTTGTTCTGTCTAAAGCTTCATACAGGACATCGATTCTGTCCAGTTTAATATGTAGtcatacacacatgtgcatgtgtaacacacacacccacgtgcTCACACACACTTAGATGGGAATTGTGGACCTGCTTCCTGCCGGCGGCTCTACCCGCTCCTGTTCACCACGCCCGTCACGGGCGGCCTTGCCGTCCGCCCCTTCCCTCTGCTGCCCTGTCCGGGCTCAGCCCCCACCCTGCGGTGCTCTCTGGGCCGCGGCGTGGGGGCGCTGCGGGGTGAAGGGTGACACTTCTCTCTCGGGGTCCCGTCTTCTTCTCCACGTCAGGCGTCTCGGGTTTTGTTGGTTGTTTGTTCTGCTCACAGTGGTgcgtggggcagggtggggctgtGGTAGGTCTCTGGACCAGAAATCACAAGATTCGGGTTCTAGTCTGAACGCCTCACTCCTGTCCAAGCACCAGCCCCTCGCGGCTTCGTGTTCCCCTGAAGGGATTTATTTAGAATAGCGGTTTTAAAACCTTTGGGTCTCGTGTCCTAGGAAATAGGAAGAAACATACACACGTTAGTCTCTgccctggttcctgacacaggtCTCCTAAAACCTTCCGTTTCCTGAATGGTCAGACCATCTGACCTCGAGCTCCTGCACCCTTGGAGTTTCGGGCGTGAGGGGAGCATCTCTTGTTCTGATGAGGCCCCTCCCGGTGGAGGTGCTGTGAGGGTGACATACCTGCGGTGCCCAGCGCCTCCCCTAGGCCGTGCCCTGCGGCCTCTTCCATGGCTGTTTCCGAGCTGCACCCCTGCGTGCGGGGCTGGTGATCTGGTAAGGAGGGCACTTCCCTGAGCTCTGTGAGCCACGCCACCAAATCCTTCAGCCCTGGGACAGGGTGCGGAGCCCTGCTCCACACCCGTCAGTCAGAGGCACGGGCGACAACCAGGACTTGCCCCTGGATCTGAAGAGGGGGGGAGGGGTCAGCCTTGTGGGACGGAGTCCTGAACCCGTGCACCTGCGCTAATTTACTGTCGGACACCCAGCGGGCAGCAGAGGACTGCGCGGTTTGtggaaaacccacacacctgctGTCAGAAGCTTTGATGTGCACGTCTGAGTGCGGTGAAGGAAACAGGCGTGTCCCCCCATTTTCACATCCCCTTTACACTCTTACAACTACTGAGGACCCCAGAGAGCTTTGTTTATGTGGTCACGTCTATCGATATATACAGCactaaaattaaaactgagaaacttCACACACattcgtttatttattttaaagtaacaatAATAAGCCCGTGGCAGACGTACACAtcttttggtgaaaaaaaaaaaaaaaagaaagaaaaaaacaacctacattttctaaaagaaaaaagattgaatgagaagagtggcattgtgTTACATTTTCTGGTAAATCTCCTTAACGTCTGGTTTAATAGGAGACAGCTGGAGTCTCACATCTGCTTCCGTACTCAGCCTCCTGTGACATCACGTCACCCACCCTCCCCTCTGGGAAAAGCCACGCCGTGCCCACAGCGGAATGGCAGTGAAAGAGGCAAATCACATCTTAGAACTGCTAGGAAAATAGTCTGCTCCCTTGATCTCCCCGAAAGAGCCTTGGACATCCACTGGGTCGTCAGGCACCCTTGGAACACTGCCCGTTTACAAAACCCTGTCTTCTAACATTCTGTGGACTTTCTGACAATCGTCTATGatagtgtttttcaaaatatgcTCCCAGGAGTAATTTCATGGGATGCTGCTGTGTGGGGGAGAAACGTGGTTTCTGTGAATAAATTAGTTTGGCAAGCCTTAGTTTAAAGCAAGTGACATGGGTGTATTTTCCTGCAGGACTTTGTAGATGCTTCAGTGTGGTAATACACACTGTGAATCCCTTAAAAACACAATTGCGTCTGATATTTCCCCATCGTTTTGATGATAAACTCTTTTTTTGAGAAGCATCTTGAAAGACTCGTGTCCCAAGGGATATGCTTTGGGACGTGCTGCCCCAGTAACTCCTGGGTACTCTTCCTGAGTGTTAGCCGGTCAGATTCTACCATCTGGAAtccatttttctgtaaagaaaattCTACATGcacactttttcttctttaaatacagAGACTTTTGGTAGTCATTTCTAGGACTCGGAGAACCTCGGATTcctaaaattaaatagaaataatattagCAATTGTGTCAGtagtaatgtttatatatatgtttggTGAATGAGTAAAATAATAAGTACCATTTCTTTAGCATCTACTACACactagaaatctttaaaaaaaaaaccacaacagtCAAGATTGTGTGGTATTGGTGGAAGGATAGAcgcataggtcaatggaacagaatagaggacccaggaatagacccacacaaatatgcgTGACccatttttgacaaaagtgcaaGAGCAACTCAGTGCAGGAAAGACAGACTTTTCAGCAAATGATGCTGGAGCAACAGGACATCCAGAGGCAAAACAATGAACCTGGGCAGACACCTCAtatcttataaaaaaaattaactcagaacgTATCACAGACAAACGTGAAACCGAAACtatcaacacccccccccccgccttttttttgttattgttgtacCGTTGGTCCCCAATGCTGTGTTAGTCCCAGGTGCACAACActataacatttttagaaaaagaagtcacaagaGAAAGCTATTACACGCTAGGGCTAGGAAAGGCACTCTCAGGCTTGgcacctgtacacaaatgtttatcgCAGCTTTGTTAAAAATAGtccaaacctggaaacaacctagatgtccgtCAGTGGGTGAATGGCTAAGTGAACGGCAGTGCATCCACAGCACGGAAGACCGCGTCACAGTAGCAGGAAAGAACTCTGGAGACATGCAGCAGCCTGGATGGATCTCCAGAGGATGACCTTGAATTTAACGAGCCACTCCAGGAGGCTTGCAGGCCACAGTGGTCCCATCTCTGtaacatttatatgtatacaatgCTCTTGAAATGGCAACATTCTAGAAATGGAGAATGGATTGGTGATTTCCAGGTCTTAAGGAGGGTGTGCTGGTGGATACGCCTATAAAAGGCAACGTGAGGGGTCCTGGCAGGGATGAGAATGTTCTGTGTCTTGACAGGATGAGGGGTGACTTCCTGTTTGCGACATTGTACTCTTGTTTTGTAAGATGCTAGCGATGCGGGAAACTGGGTAATGAGTGTGGGTGATCTTTGTGTGCTATTGCTTATAACGACACAGGACACAGGAATCTGTACTTATGTCAAAATGGAAAGCTTAGTTGTTTAAAAGCCTACTTGAATTAGTCAAGATGGTAGCTACACTAGGAATCTAACTCAAATGTGTTTAAGTTATTAAGCTACACCATACAAAGCTGCCaatatttgcctggttttggcatacaaaaatgacaatttcatatggttcaacctaaaaCAAGAGGACTGTATTAGCTTACATACCTGGGACATTTACGTGTAGGTCAGGCTTCAGGCATGGTTGGATCCAGTGGATCAACTGGTACCCTCAGGCCTCTGGCCCTTTGTCCATCTCTAGCTCTGCTTTCTTCTGTGATCTGGATCATTTCACACAGTGGGAAAGATGCTGCTAATAACCTCAGGCCTACAGCATCACGGCTTGTGGACCCTAAAGAAAAAGTGACCTATCAGAGCATAGATGTGGCAAACCTCAGGGAAGACCCTGAGTGGCTTTGCTTGGGTCGCAAGTGGATCCGTCAGCCAATCATGGCCAGCGTGATGAATAACTCTGACTGGCCAATCTGGTTCGTGTGTCCACCTCCATGGGGAGGGTGAGGCCCTGTGATTAATTCCTGTCAGGACCAATAGGATGCAAAGTAGGCAAAATGACAGATGTGTGCTCTCCCATATCaatgatgaatggatgggtggatggatggatggtagatgatagatagatatagatagatagatagatagatagatagatagatagatagatagatagatgataggtaggtagatcTAAGATAGATAAAGAAATAACAAGCAACAAATGTTTCT includes:
- the TMEM9 gene encoding proton-transporting V-type ATPase complex assembly regulator TMEM9 isoform X2; amino-acid sequence: MPPSPLRGASAPRQRRALLPWRQPGSAERPPRQPIEARGAGPAGSRAAAAGWAGGRSRRPPGPRSMKLLCLVAVVGGLLVPPAQANKSSEDIRCKCICPPYRNISGHIYNQNVSQKDCNCLHVVEPMPVPGHDVEAYCLLCECKYEERSTTTIKVIIVIYLSVVGALLLYMAFLMLVDPLIRKPDAYTERLHNEEENEDARSVAAAAAFGPRANTVLERVEGAQQRWKLQVQEQRKTVFDRHKMLS